A DNA window from Drosophila biarmipes strain raj3 chromosome 2R, RU_DBia_V1.1, whole genome shotgun sequence contains the following coding sequences:
- the LOC108029466 gene encoding protein lin-54 homolog isoform X1, protein MNTYHVEYLSDSLDDTEPLPELSFEDFLEPTSDKSSQHMEIDALDTDDEDADGNELADPANDSLNTPQFKRNVVHILEDKRLSSPGVTVLKSHAIKVVTTGGTSPVKSQVSDVKILNKLKPIPSNSVKIGNTTIQTTSTPGSITKTLSNLTQIKTKDGQVIFVQKSVPGTQSSATVAGSPGGGIRRVVAPSSIQKAVLSKGVALASTGLVKAAVPGKVGTSTTPITIKGITPLAGGSAKAGTSGTSSKTSTPLAQPTKIQVVRNADGKIIKINQCGSSLLLNSKLPGTTGTPGSSAVSTVKLSPSTGNVVLSKPVGQVVVKTAAPAKQVSATSSSIASTATNATPGKMLVQSGGKQVLVPSKNIIKLSPNAGATSSLTNTAGGQTASPTSGLHAIQLPGKGGVQYVRVLTNNKSAPLTSATVAMPKTMQAHKVTVVRSPAATSTPATSTPTSAAAAPGTAAPKANTSVGSTNKIVMRTTGGSIVPLPSMQTLVSKRSMGTSTGANTNTSKPASAVNSSSGGSPSGSQESPRKHRLTDLNMQIKHLTSASSDGSDSSDTGPEAKKPRYVITMQQGAQQPAQKLINRPTNVQRVVASNTSPNAPKKIYNFVKSTGTNGVKYMICNSGVPQSSTSAMRRGYTGYVDNKLRRTLSISSQQHRFKQMIPQQQTKHLQLQAQAKQRIRQQQLQIPPQSVSKKMEPKLPTQTSIQKQTIPAKPLFDILKPPVTGVAGANDALGMTSRRKHCNCSKSQCLKLYCDCFANGEFCQDCTCKDCFNNLDYEVERERAIRSCLDRNPSAFKPKITAPNSGDMRLHNKGCNCKRSGCLKNYCECYEAKIPCTSICKCVGCRNMEDRPDVDMDSLDGLIGCKDSKKDKANEKQSHENRSNMYFTDDVIEATIMCMISRIVMHEKQNMPVEETEREVMEELGESLNQIITFAKEKHDTSQLDESKATS, encoded by the exons ATGAATACTTACCACGTAGAGTATTTGTCGG ATTCCCTGGACGACACGGAACCGTTGCCCGAGCTGAGTTTTGAGGACTTTTTGGAGCCAACGTCGGACAAGAGCTCCCAACACATGGAAATCGACGCCCTGGACACGGACGACGAAGACGCCGACGGTAATGAGTTGGCTGATCCTGCCAACGACTCCCTAAACACGCCGCAGTTCAAGAGGAACGTGGTACACATACTGGAGGACAAACGGTTGTCTTCGCCCGGAGTAACCGTCTTGAAGTCGCACGCCATCAAAGTAGTGACCACCGGAGGCACATCGCCGGTCAAGTCGCAAGTTTCGGacgttaaaattttgaacaaGCTAAAACCGATACCCAGTAATTCCGTTAAGATAGGCAACACCACCATACAAACTACGTCAACACCAGGGAGCATCACCAAGACCCTCAGCAATTTGACCCAGATCAAGACGAAAGATGGTCAGGTAATCTTCGTCCAGAAGTCTGTACCTGGAACACAAAGCAGTGCCACGGTGGCCGGGTCACCAGGCGGGGGAATACGTCGCGTCGTTGCGCCGTCTAGCATCCAAAAGGCAGTCCTTTCCAAGGGAGTGGCCTTGGCGAGCACTGGTCTGGTCAAGGCGGCTGTGCCGGGAAAAGTAGGTACCTCCACCACGCCTATAACCATCAAAGGCATTACACCGCTGGCCGGAGGCAGTGCCAAGGCGGGGACTTCCGGCACCTCATCTAAAACATCTACGCCCTTGGCACAGCCCACTAAAATCCAGGTGGTGCGCAATGCCGACGGGAAGATCATTAAGATTAATCAGTGTGGTTCCTCGCTGCTATTGAATTCCAAACTGCCAGGAACTACAGGCACCCCGGGAAGCTCAGCCGTCAGTACCGTCAAACTATCGCCCTCCACGGGAAATGTGGTGCTAAGCAAACCCGTTGGCCAAGTAGTGGTCAAGACAGCAGCTCCTGCAAAGCAAGTTTCAGCCACGTCGAGCTCAATTGCCAGTACGGCCACAAACGCAACACCCGGCAAGATGTTAGTTCAAAGTGGGGGCAAACAGGTCCTTGTGCCCAGCAAGAACATAATTAAGCTGTCACCGAACGCTGGAGCCACCAGTTCCTTGACCAACACGGCTGGAGGACAGACAGCTTCTCCCACCAGCGGATTGCATGCTATCCAGCTCCCCGGCAAGGGCGGAGTACAATATGTACGCGTGCTGACCAACAACAAGAGTGCTCCCTTAACGAGTGCAACAGTGGCTATGCCAAAGACCATGCAAGCCCATAAGGTCACAGTGGTGCGGTCTCCAGCTGCTACTAGCACACCTGCCACATCTACTCCGACATCCGCTGCAGCAGCTCCAGGAACAGCAGCTCCAAAGGCAAACACTTCAGTGGGAAGCACCAACAAAATTGTAATGCGTACAACAGGAGGCAGCATTGTGCCTCTGCCCTCAATGCAAACtttggtctccaag CGATCAATGGGTACCAGCACGGGAGCCAACACAAACACCTCCAAGCCAGCCAGTGCGGTCAACAGTAGCAGCGGCGGTAGTCCCAGTGGCAGCCAGGAGTCGCCTCGCAAGCATCGACTTACTGATCTCAACATGCAGATCAAGCATTTGACCTCCGCCAGCAGTGATGGCAGCGACAGTAGCGATACGGGTCCGGAGGCGAAGAAGCCGCGCTACGTGATCACCATGCAGCAAGGAGCACAACAGCCAGCGCAAAAGCTTATCAATCGGCCAACGAACGTGCAGCGTGTGGTGGCTAGCAACACCAGTCCCAATGCCCCAAAGAAAATTTACAACTTTGTCAAATCGACGGGAACCAACGGGGTGAAGTACATGATTTGTAACTCGGGTGTGCCCCAATCATCGACCAGTGCCATGCGACGAGGTTACACCGGGTATGTGGACAACAAGTTGCGGCGAACGCTCTCCATTTCCTCGCAGCAGCATCGTTTTAAGCAGATGATTCCCCAGCAGCAGACCAAGCACCTGCAACTTCAGGCGCAGgccaagcaaaggataagacAGCAACAGCTGCAGATTCCACCCCAATCGGTGTCAAAAAAGATGGAACCAAAGCTTCCAACACAGACTTCAATTCAAAAGCAAACTATTCCCGCTAAACCTCTCTTTGACATCCTAAAGCCCCCTGTAACAGGGGTTGCAGGCGCCAACGATGCACTGGGTATGACTTCGCGACGGAAgcactgcaactgcagcaagTCACAGTGTTTAAAGCTTTACTGCGACTGCTTCGCCAATGGCGAGTTTTGTCAGGATTGTACGTGCAAGGATTGCTTCAATAATCTTGACTACGAGGTCGAGCGGGAGCGAGCTATCCGGAGTTGCCTTGATCGAAATCCAAGCGCCTTCAA ACCCAAAATTACGGCCCCAAATTCAGGTGACATGCGTTTGCATAACAAAGGTTGCAATTGCAAAAGATCAGGATGTCTTAAAAATTATTGCGAATGCTACGAGGCAAAGATTCCCTGCACCAGCATTTGTAAATGCGTGG GTTGTCGGAACATGGAGGACCGTCCGGATGTGGATATGGACTCTTTGGACGGCTTGATCGGATGTAAGGATTCAAAAAAGGACAAGGCGAATGAGAAGCAATCGCACGAAAACCGCTCAAATATGTACTTTACGGACGACGTCATCGAGGCAACCATCATGTGCATGATATCGCGAATTGTAATGCACGAGAAACAGAACATGCCGGTCGAGGAAACGGAGCGCGAAGTGATGGAGGAACTGGGCGAAAGCCTTAACCAGATCATAACCTTTGCCAAGGAAAAGCACGACACTTCTCAGCTAGATGAGTCCAAGGCCACTTCCTAG
- the LOC108029466 gene encoding protein lin-54 homolog isoform X2, whose protein sequence is MDTSGVNLDSLDDTEPLPELSFEDFLEPTSDKSSQHMEIDALDTDDEDADGNELADPANDSLNTPQFKRNVVHILEDKRLSSPGVTVLKSHAIKVVTTGGTSPVKSQVSDVKILNKLKPIPSNSVKIGNTTIQTTSTPGSITKTLSNLTQIKTKDGQVIFVQKSVPGTQSSATVAGSPGGGIRRVVAPSSIQKAVLSKGVALASTGLVKAAVPGKVGTSTTPITIKGITPLAGGSAKAGTSGTSSKTSTPLAQPTKIQVVRNADGKIIKINQCGSSLLLNSKLPGTTGTPGSSAVSTVKLSPSTGNVVLSKPVGQVVVKTAAPAKQVSATSSSIASTATNATPGKMLVQSGGKQVLVPSKNIIKLSPNAGATSSLTNTAGGQTASPTSGLHAIQLPGKGGVQYVRVLTNNKSAPLTSATVAMPKTMQAHKVTVVRSPAATSTPATSTPTSAAAAPGTAAPKANTSVGSTNKIVMRTTGGSIVPLPSMQTLVSKRSMGTSTGANTNTSKPASAVNSSSGGSPSGSQESPRKHRLTDLNMQIKHLTSASSDGSDSSDTGPEAKKPRYVITMQQGAQQPAQKLINRPTNVQRVVASNTSPNAPKKIYNFVKSTGTNGVKYMICNSGVPQSSTSAMRRGYTGYVDNKLRRTLSISSQQHRFKQMIPQQQTKHLQLQAQAKQRIRQQQLQIPPQSVSKKMEPKLPTQTSIQKQTIPAKPLFDILKPPVTGVAGANDALGMTSRRKHCNCSKSQCLKLYCDCFANGEFCQDCTCKDCFNNLDYEVERERAIRSCLDRNPSAFKPKITAPNSGDMRLHNKGCNCKRSGCLKNYCECYEAKIPCTSICKCVGCRNMEDRPDVDMDSLDGLIGCKDSKKDKANEKQSHENRSNMYFTDDVIEATIMCMISRIVMHEKQNMPVEETEREVMEELGESLNQIITFAKEKHDTSQLDESKATS, encoded by the exons ATTCCCTGGACGACACGGAACCGTTGCCCGAGCTGAGTTTTGAGGACTTTTTGGAGCCAACGTCGGACAAGAGCTCCCAACACATGGAAATCGACGCCCTGGACACGGACGACGAAGACGCCGACGGTAATGAGTTGGCTGATCCTGCCAACGACTCCCTAAACACGCCGCAGTTCAAGAGGAACGTGGTACACATACTGGAGGACAAACGGTTGTCTTCGCCCGGAGTAACCGTCTTGAAGTCGCACGCCATCAAAGTAGTGACCACCGGAGGCACATCGCCGGTCAAGTCGCAAGTTTCGGacgttaaaattttgaacaaGCTAAAACCGATACCCAGTAATTCCGTTAAGATAGGCAACACCACCATACAAACTACGTCAACACCAGGGAGCATCACCAAGACCCTCAGCAATTTGACCCAGATCAAGACGAAAGATGGTCAGGTAATCTTCGTCCAGAAGTCTGTACCTGGAACACAAAGCAGTGCCACGGTGGCCGGGTCACCAGGCGGGGGAATACGTCGCGTCGTTGCGCCGTCTAGCATCCAAAAGGCAGTCCTTTCCAAGGGAGTGGCCTTGGCGAGCACTGGTCTGGTCAAGGCGGCTGTGCCGGGAAAAGTAGGTACCTCCACCACGCCTATAACCATCAAAGGCATTACACCGCTGGCCGGAGGCAGTGCCAAGGCGGGGACTTCCGGCACCTCATCTAAAACATCTACGCCCTTGGCACAGCCCACTAAAATCCAGGTGGTGCGCAATGCCGACGGGAAGATCATTAAGATTAATCAGTGTGGTTCCTCGCTGCTATTGAATTCCAAACTGCCAGGAACTACAGGCACCCCGGGAAGCTCAGCCGTCAGTACCGTCAAACTATCGCCCTCCACGGGAAATGTGGTGCTAAGCAAACCCGTTGGCCAAGTAGTGGTCAAGACAGCAGCTCCTGCAAAGCAAGTTTCAGCCACGTCGAGCTCAATTGCCAGTACGGCCACAAACGCAACACCCGGCAAGATGTTAGTTCAAAGTGGGGGCAAACAGGTCCTTGTGCCCAGCAAGAACATAATTAAGCTGTCACCGAACGCTGGAGCCACCAGTTCCTTGACCAACACGGCTGGAGGACAGACAGCTTCTCCCACCAGCGGATTGCATGCTATCCAGCTCCCCGGCAAGGGCGGAGTACAATATGTACGCGTGCTGACCAACAACAAGAGTGCTCCCTTAACGAGTGCAACAGTGGCTATGCCAAAGACCATGCAAGCCCATAAGGTCACAGTGGTGCGGTCTCCAGCTGCTACTAGCACACCTGCCACATCTACTCCGACATCCGCTGCAGCAGCTCCAGGAACAGCAGCTCCAAAGGCAAACACTTCAGTGGGAAGCACCAACAAAATTGTAATGCGTACAACAGGAGGCAGCATTGTGCCTCTGCCCTCAATGCAAACtttggtctccaag CGATCAATGGGTACCAGCACGGGAGCCAACACAAACACCTCCAAGCCAGCCAGTGCGGTCAACAGTAGCAGCGGCGGTAGTCCCAGTGGCAGCCAGGAGTCGCCTCGCAAGCATCGACTTACTGATCTCAACATGCAGATCAAGCATTTGACCTCCGCCAGCAGTGATGGCAGCGACAGTAGCGATACGGGTCCGGAGGCGAAGAAGCCGCGCTACGTGATCACCATGCAGCAAGGAGCACAACAGCCAGCGCAAAAGCTTATCAATCGGCCAACGAACGTGCAGCGTGTGGTGGCTAGCAACACCAGTCCCAATGCCCCAAAGAAAATTTACAACTTTGTCAAATCGACGGGAACCAACGGGGTGAAGTACATGATTTGTAACTCGGGTGTGCCCCAATCATCGACCAGTGCCATGCGACGAGGTTACACCGGGTATGTGGACAACAAGTTGCGGCGAACGCTCTCCATTTCCTCGCAGCAGCATCGTTTTAAGCAGATGATTCCCCAGCAGCAGACCAAGCACCTGCAACTTCAGGCGCAGgccaagcaaaggataagacAGCAACAGCTGCAGATTCCACCCCAATCGGTGTCAAAAAAGATGGAACCAAAGCTTCCAACACAGACTTCAATTCAAAAGCAAACTATTCCCGCTAAACCTCTCTTTGACATCCTAAAGCCCCCTGTAACAGGGGTTGCAGGCGCCAACGATGCACTGGGTATGACTTCGCGACGGAAgcactgcaactgcagcaagTCACAGTGTTTAAAGCTTTACTGCGACTGCTTCGCCAATGGCGAGTTTTGTCAGGATTGTACGTGCAAGGATTGCTTCAATAATCTTGACTACGAGGTCGAGCGGGAGCGAGCTATCCGGAGTTGCCTTGATCGAAATCCAAGCGCCTTCAA ACCCAAAATTACGGCCCCAAATTCAGGTGACATGCGTTTGCATAACAAAGGTTGCAATTGCAAAAGATCAGGATGTCTTAAAAATTATTGCGAATGCTACGAGGCAAAGATTCCCTGCACCAGCATTTGTAAATGCGTGG GTTGTCGGAACATGGAGGACCGTCCGGATGTGGATATGGACTCTTTGGACGGCTTGATCGGATGTAAGGATTCAAAAAAGGACAAGGCGAATGAGAAGCAATCGCACGAAAACCGCTCAAATATGTACTTTACGGACGACGTCATCGAGGCAACCATCATGTGCATGATATCGCGAATTGTAATGCACGAGAAACAGAACATGCCGGTCGAGGAAACGGAGCGCGAAGTGATGGAGGAACTGGGCGAAAGCCTTAACCAGATCATAACCTTTGCCAAGGAAAAGCACGACACTTCTCAGCTAGATGAGTCCAAGGCCACTTCCTAG